From a region of the Dickeya poaceiphila genome:
- the rcsF gene encoding Rcs stress response system protein RcsF, whose translation MRAVPVLLLALSLTGCSLLHKPAAPAPQPQTAAAMEAPPKPKPVTHPAPAVLYKSAEELVGKPFRDMGEVSGSSCQSSAQDTPPSIPSARRKMQTRATTMKANAVLLHDCQIISNAAGCYRQAVCQGTALKVSAQ comes from the coding sequence ATGCGTGCTGTACCTGTTCTACTGTTGGCGCTGTCGCTAACAGGATGTTCCTTGCTGCACAAGCCCGCGGCACCAGCACCCCAACCGCAAACCGCGGCAGCAATGGAAGCGCCACCGAAACCAAAACCGGTCACGCATCCGGCTCCTGCGGTTCTGTATAAAAGCGCTGAAGAACTGGTAGGCAAACCGTTCCGTGATATGGGCGAAGTATCCGGCTCATCCTGTCAATCAAGCGCGCAGGATACACCTCCCAGCATTCCATCGGCTCGTAGAAAGATGCAAACTCGCGCCACTACAATGAAAGCCAATGCCGTACTATTGCATGATTGCCAGATCATCAGCAACGCAGCAGGATGTTACCGTCAGGCTGTTTGTCAGGGCACCGCACTGAAAGTTTCCGCGCAATGA
- the truD gene encoding tRNA pseudouridine(13) synthase TruD, whose product MVMARESLFWLHGEPVATGVLKASPDDFFVAEDLGFTADGDGEHVLVHLRKRNCNTTFVAEALAKFAGIPARSVSYAGLKDRHAVTEQWFCLHLPGKAEPVWSALALEGCEILEAQRHRRKLRIGALRGNHFRLVLREISDRAEVETRLALIAAGGVPNYFGSQRFGRDGNNLEQARRWANDDIRVKDRSKRSFYLSAVRSELFNLMTSARLAAYGATQVLAGDALQLTGRGSWFVAQPQELAEVQSRVTAGELQITAALPGQGQPGVQDQALAFEQQCLQEQTLLLSLLSRERVESARRAIMLYPQEMRWSWLDDATLELHFWLPAGCFATSVVRELLLAVPQEDAWSA is encoded by the coding sequence ATGGTAATGGCGCGTGAATCACTGTTTTGGTTACATGGTGAGCCTGTTGCTACGGGCGTGTTAAAGGCGTCGCCGGACGATTTTTTTGTCGCTGAAGATCTGGGATTTACCGCGGATGGCGATGGTGAACATGTGCTGGTGCACCTTCGCAAACGAAACTGCAATACGACGTTTGTGGCCGAGGCACTGGCGAAATTTGCCGGGATTCCGGCGCGTTCAGTCAGTTACGCGGGATTGAAAGATCGTCATGCGGTAACCGAACAGTGGTTTTGTCTCCATCTGCCAGGTAAAGCGGAACCGGTATGGTCAGCATTGGCGCTTGAAGGGTGTGAAATTCTTGAAGCGCAGCGCCATCGACGTAAACTGCGTATTGGCGCGCTGCGAGGCAACCATTTTAGGCTGGTACTGCGTGAAATTAGTGACCGTGCCGAGGTCGAAACCCGTCTGGCGCTGATAGCGGCTGGAGGCGTGCCGAATTATTTTGGCAGCCAGCGTTTTGGCCGCGACGGCAATAATCTGGAACAAGCCCGGCGCTGGGCGAATGACGACATTCGGGTCAAGGATCGTAGCAAGCGCAGCTTCTACCTTTCCGCGGTTCGCAGTGAGTTATTTAATCTCATGACCAGCGCGCGTCTGGCGGCTTATGGCGCAACGCAGGTGTTGGCAGGTGATGCGTTGCAACTGACGGGCCGCGGTAGCTGGTTTGTGGCTCAGCCGCAAGAGCTGGCCGAGGTGCAATCGCGTGTGACGGCGGGTGAGTTGCAGATTACCGCCGCGTTGCCGGGGCAGGGGCAGCCAGGCGTGCAAGATCAGGCGCTGGCGTTCGAGCAACAATGCTTGCAGGAGCAGACGCTGCTGTTGTCATTGTTGAGCCGCGAACGGGTGGAAAGTGCCCGCCGCGCTATCATGCTGTATCCGCAAGAGATGCGCTGGTCATGGCTGGATGATGCCACGCTTGAATTACACTTTTGGCTGCCAGCAGGGTGTTTTGCCACCAGCGTGGTGCGCGAACTGTTGCTTGCTGTGCCGCAGGAAGATGCGTGGTCGGCCTGA
- the rpoS gene encoding RNA polymerase sigma factor RpoS codes for MSQNTLKVNELHEDAEFDENGVDVFDDKALAEEETVDSDLLDEELLSQGTAQRVLDATQLYLGEIGYSPLLTAEEEVYFARRALRGDVSSRRRMIESNLRLVVKIARRYNNRGLALLDLIEEGNLGLIRAVEKFDPERGFRFSTYATWWIRQTIERAIMNQTRTIRLPIHIVKELNVYLRTARELSHKLDHEPSAEEIAERLDKPVDDVNRMLRLNERITSVDTPLSGDSEKALLDILADEKDNGPEDTTQNNDMKQNIVKWLFELNAKQREVLARRFGLLGYEAATLEDVGREIGLTRERVRQIQVEGLRRLREILQVQGLDIEELFRE; via the coding sequence ATGAGCCAAAATACGCTGAAAGTTAACGAGTTGCATGAAGATGCTGAATTTGATGAGAATGGAGTCGACGTTTTTGACGACAAAGCGCTGGCAGAGGAAGAAACCGTCGATAGCGATCTACTCGATGAGGAATTGCTCTCGCAAGGAACTGCACAGCGCGTGCTGGATGCCACTCAGCTCTATTTGGGAGAAATCGGCTACTCGCCTCTGCTGACTGCTGAAGAGGAAGTCTATTTTGCCCGCCGGGCGCTACGCGGCGATGTTTCTTCTCGCCGCCGTATGATCGAGAGTAACCTGCGGCTGGTGGTGAAGATCGCCCGTCGCTACAACAATCGAGGACTGGCGCTGCTGGACCTGATTGAAGAGGGGAACCTTGGTCTGATTCGCGCCGTTGAGAAATTTGACCCTGAACGTGGGTTCCGTTTTTCAACTTACGCCACCTGGTGGATCCGTCAGACCATTGAACGGGCCATCATGAACCAAACCCGCACCATCCGCTTACCTATCCATATCGTCAAAGAACTCAACGTATATCTGCGTACTGCACGTGAGCTGTCTCATAAGCTTGACCATGAGCCTAGTGCGGAGGAGATTGCTGAACGGTTGGATAAGCCGGTGGATGACGTTAACCGTATGCTGCGCCTTAATGAACGTATCACCTCGGTAGATACGCCACTGAGCGGGGATTCGGAAAAGGCGCTGCTGGATATTCTCGCCGACGAGAAAGACAATGGTCCGGAAGACACCACGCAGAATAACGATATGAAGCAGAATATTGTTAAGTGGTTGTTTGAACTGAATGCCAAACAGCGCGAAGTGCTGGCCCGCCGCTTTGGGCTACTAGGATATGAAGCGGCAACGCTGGAAGATGTTGGTCGTGAAATTGGATTAACCCGTGAACGGGTTCGTCAGATTCAGGTGGAAGGGTTGCGTCGCCTGCGCGAAATCCTGCAGGTACAAGGGTTGGACATCGAAGAACTGTTCCGCGAATAA
- the nlpD gene encoding murein hydrolase activator NlpD, protein MGSQIVNWRQIAVCSVITLGLAGCANDNNQAAPISSVGDNGGVSRSGSTTAYSPPPRISSVNNNVNNTTQIVPSAGISHPVSEAQITNREGKIVYNRSYNSIPKGSYTGNNYTVKRGDTLFYIAWITGNDYRELAQRNNIQEPYSLNVGQTLNLGSNMNAGSSTQGMAIAGTPTSTTSSVPVTPVTSSPSSSSGHMLPENAAKASGGGRMLSGNNTASSSGHMLPANAAAAGVVSPSSSAQMQTTQVDSQPTNAYSDDSGKQNAGGKMLPAAGAAATLPATEPTQTNTAIASWRWPTDGKVIDSFSASEGGNKGIDIAGSRGQSVVATASGRVVYAGNALRGYGNLIIIKHNDDYLSAYAHNETMLVREQQEVKAGQQIATMGSTGTSSVRLHFEIRYKGKSVNPLRFLPQR, encoded by the coding sequence ATGGGAAGCCAAATCGTGAACTGGCGTCAGATCGCTGTGTGTTCGGTTATTACTCTGGGATTGGCTGGTTGTGCAAACGACAATAATCAGGCAGCCCCGATCAGCAGCGTAGGAGATAACGGCGGGGTAAGCCGTTCGGGCAGTACGACCGCCTATTCTCCGCCGCCGCGCATTTCCAGCGTGAACAATAACGTGAACAACACAACACAAATCGTTCCTTCGGCGGGTATTAGCCACCCAGTCAGTGAGGCGCAGATCACCAACCGCGAAGGCAAAATTGTCTATAACCGCAGTTATAACAGCATTCCCAAAGGGAGCTATACCGGCAATAACTACACCGTAAAGCGTGGAGACACGTTGTTCTATATCGCCTGGATTACGGGTAATGACTACCGCGAATTGGCGCAGCGCAACAATATTCAGGAGCCTTACAGCCTGAATGTCGGCCAGACGTTGAATCTCGGCAGTAATATGAATGCCGGAAGCAGCACGCAGGGCATGGCGATTGCCGGTACGCCGACATCGACGACATCATCTGTGCCGGTAACGCCGGTGACAAGCAGTCCGTCCAGCAGCAGTGGTCACATGCTGCCTGAAAATGCCGCCAAAGCCTCTGGCGGTGGTCGTATGCTGTCAGGCAATAATACGGCCAGCAGTAGCGGTCATATGTTGCCAGCGAATGCGGCCGCAGCTGGCGTTGTGTCGCCATCGTCTTCAGCACAAATGCAAACTACGCAGGTTGATTCTCAACCAACTAATGCGTATTCTGACGATTCGGGTAAACAGAATGCGGGCGGTAAGATGCTGCCTGCGGCAGGGGCGGCAGCTACGCTTCCAGCCACCGAACCGACGCAGACCAACACGGCAATTGCTAGTTGGCGTTGGCCTACAGATGGGAAAGTCATAGATAGTTTCTCAGCCTCAGAGGGGGGAAATAAAGGGATTGATATCGCCGGCTCACGTGGGCAATCCGTTGTCGCTACCGCATCCGGGCGCGTAGTGTATGCGGGTAATGCGTTACGCGGTTATGGTAATCTGATCATCATCAAACATAATGATGATTACCTGAGCGCCTATGCCCATAACGAAACCATGCTGGTCCGGGAACAACAAGAGGTAAAGGCGGGTCAACAAATCGCTACCATGGGTAGCACCGGAACCAGTTCAGTACGCTTGCATTTTGAAATTCGTTACAAGGGGAAATCCGTAAACCCGCTGCGTTTTCTTCCGCAGCGATAA
- the ispD gene encoding 2-C-methyl-D-erythritol 4-phosphate cytidylyltransferase: protein MSILNQSLAEVVAVLPAAGNGSRMQSDRPKQYLSIGSKTILEHTVAALLCHPRIRRVVIAISADDPYFPTLPLAADPHIQVVVGGSQRADSVLAGLKHVQQADWVLVHDAARPCLHQDDLARLLTLTSLSEVGGILAAPVRDTMKRSRDGVIDHTVEREALWHALTPQLFPLALLRGCLERALREGATITDEASALEYCGYRPQIVPGRADNIKVTRPEDLALAEFYLTRQPDHYQHQNKGA, encoded by the coding sequence ATGTCTATTCTGAATCAGTCTTTGGCTGAGGTGGTTGCTGTCTTGCCGGCGGCGGGTAACGGCAGCCGGATGCAAAGCGACCGCCCCAAACAGTATCTTTCCATCGGCAGTAAAACCATTCTTGAACACACGGTCGCAGCGTTGCTGTGCCACCCGCGTATTCGGCGGGTGGTGATCGCTATCAGCGCCGATGATCCCTATTTCCCCACGTTGCCTCTGGCCGCCGATCCTCATATTCAGGTGGTGGTAGGCGGTAGTCAACGGGCTGACTCGGTGCTGGCTGGTCTGAAGCATGTGCAGCAGGCTGATTGGGTATTGGTGCATGACGCGGCACGACCCTGTTTACATCAGGATGATCTGGCGCGTTTGCTGACCTTGACCAGCCTGAGTGAGGTTGGCGGCATTTTGGCTGCGCCAGTGCGTGATACTATGAAACGAAGCCGTGATGGTGTGATTGACCATACGGTAGAGCGCGAAGCGTTATGGCACGCCCTGACACCGCAACTGTTCCCGCTGGCGCTGTTGCGGGGGTGTCTGGAGCGTGCATTGCGTGAGGGAGCAACCATTACCGACGAAGCGTCGGCGTTAGAATATTGCGGTTATCGACCGCAGATTGTCCCTGGGCGGGCAGACAATATTAAAGTCACACGTCCGGAAGATCTGGCGCTGGCGGAGTTTTACCTGACGCGTCAGCCGGATCATTATCAACACCAAAATAAAGGAGCCTGA
- a CDS encoding DUF3561 family protein, whose translation MQSVTPLANSRTQTGYDEEEDSSPGSFSPLVGALAGFCFYWLAFSLPFVFYGLNSTLLLMLYTWPFFLALMPLSVLIGMLFRVLLPHHVVWMMVCCAVTIPGVFWLVFLLITGW comes from the coding sequence ATGCAGAGTGTGACGCCATTAGCTAATAGCAGAACACAAACTGGTTATGACGAAGAGGAAGATTCATCCCCTGGATCTTTCAGTCCGCTAGTGGGTGCGCTGGCTGGCTTTTGCTTTTACTGGCTGGCATTTTCCCTGCCATTTGTGTTTTACGGTCTGAACTCCACACTGTTGCTGATGCTCTACACCTGGCCTTTTTTTCTGGCGCTAATGCCCCTTTCGGTATTGATCGGTATGCTGTTTCGCGTGCTGTTGCCACACCATGTGGTGTGGATGATGGTATGCTGCGCTGTCACCATTCCAGGCGTGTTTTGGCTGGTATTCTTGCTCATTACCGGATGGTAG
- a CDS encoding protein-L-isoaspartate(D-aspartate) O-methyltransferase, with protein sequence MVNKRVQTLLVQLRQQGIQDERLLQAMASVPRERFVDEAFEHKAYDNVALPIGSGQTISQPYTVARMTELLRLTPVSRVLEIGTGSGYQTAILAHLVRHVFSVERIKGLQWQAKRRLKQLDLHNISTRHGDGWQGWASKGPFDAIIVTAAPPEIPGALMAQLDEGGIMVLPVGEQQQTLQVVLHRNGEFIVQTVETVRFVPLVKGELA encoded by the coding sequence ATGGTGAATAAACGCGTGCAAACGCTGCTGGTACAGCTGCGTCAGCAGGGAATTCAGGACGAACGCCTGTTGCAGGCCATGGCTTCGGTTCCCCGCGAACGCTTTGTTGACGAGGCGTTCGAGCACAAAGCCTATGATAACGTCGCCCTGCCGATAGGCTCCGGACAAACCATTTCTCAACCCTATACCGTAGCCAGAATGACCGAGTTGTTACGCTTGACGCCGGTGTCCCGTGTACTGGAAATTGGCACCGGGTCCGGTTATCAGACAGCAATTCTGGCGCATCTGGTGCGGCATGTGTTCTCGGTTGAGCGCATTAAGGGCCTACAATGGCAGGCAAAAAGACGCCTCAAACAACTGGATCTGCACAATATCTCCACCCGGCATGGCGACGGCTGGCAAGGCTGGGCATCCAAAGGGCCGTTCGATGCCATTATTGTCACGGCGGCACCACCGGAGATTCCTGGCGCACTGATGGCGCAACTGGATGAGGGCGGCATTATGGTGTTGCCGGTCGGTGAGCAGCAGCAAACATTACAGGTGGTTTTGCACCGCAATGGCGAATTTATCGTCCAGACGGTGGAAACGGTTCGGTTTGTTCCGCTGGTCAAAGGTGAACTGGCTTGA
- the ispF gene encoding 2-C-methyl-D-erythritol 2,4-cyclodiphosphate synthase — protein sequence MRIGHGFDVHKFGGEGPLVIGGVRIPYERGLLAHSDGDVVLHAVTDALLGAAAMGDIGKLFPDTEPAYRGIDSRELLREAWRRITDKGYQLGNLDVTIIAQAPKMAPHIPQMRVNIAEDLQAHMDDVNVKATTTEQLGFTGRGEGIACEAVVLLVKSDVAGVVAW from the coding sequence ATGCGTATCGGTCACGGTTTTGACGTGCATAAGTTTGGCGGCGAAGGTCCGCTGGTGATCGGTGGAGTCCGTATTCCCTATGAGCGAGGCTTGCTGGCGCATTCCGATGGTGATGTTGTGCTTCATGCGGTTACCGACGCGCTGCTGGGGGCGGCGGCGATGGGCGATATCGGAAAACTGTTTCCCGATACCGAACCGGCTTACCGCGGTATCGACAGCCGCGAGCTGTTGCGTGAGGCCTGGCGGCGCATTACCGATAAAGGTTACCAACTGGGCAACCTTGATGTCACTATCATCGCTCAGGCACCGAAAATGGCGCCGCATATCCCGCAGATGCGCGTCAATATTGCCGAAGACCTGCAAGCGCACATGGATGACGTTAACGTGAAAGCGACCACGACGGAACAGTTAGGCTTTACGGGTCGTGGCGAAGGGATTGCCTGTGAAGCGGTGGTGCTGCTGGTGAAGAGTGATGTTGCTGGCGTGGTGGCATGGTAA
- a CDS encoding MetQ/NlpA family lipoprotein, translating to MAIKLKSLAAVGALIGALALAGCGQEQKNPNHIKVGVIVGAEQQVAEVAQKVAKEKYGLDVELVTFNDYVLPNEALSKGDIDLNAFQHKPYLDQQIKDRGYKLVSVGNTFVYPIAGYSKKIKSLNDLQNGAQIALPNDPTNLGRSLLLLQKVGLIKLKDNVGLLPTALDVIENPKNLKLVELEAPQLPRSLDDDQIALAIINTTYASQINLTPTKDGLFVEAKDSPYVNLLVAREDNKDAENVKKFVKAYQSDEVNQAAQKIFNGGAVKGW from the coding sequence ATGGCAATTAAATTGAAATCTCTCGCTGCTGTTGGTGCGTTGATTGGTGCGCTGGCACTGGCGGGATGCGGTCAGGAGCAGAAAAACCCTAACCACATTAAAGTCGGCGTCATTGTTGGCGCCGAACAGCAGGTGGCAGAAGTCGCGCAGAAAGTAGCCAAGGAAAAATACGGTCTGGATGTTGAACTGGTTACCTTTAATGACTACGTGCTGCCGAACGAAGCGCTGAGCAAAGGCGATATTGATCTGAACGCCTTCCAACACAAACCGTATCTTGACCAACAGATCAAAGATCGCGGCTACAAGCTGGTGTCTGTCGGCAACACTTTTGTGTATCCGATCGCAGGTTACTCAAAAAAAATAAAATCACTGAATGATCTGCAAAATGGCGCTCAAATCGCCCTGCCAAACGACCCAACTAACCTTGGCCGTTCACTACTGCTGCTGCAGAAAGTGGGATTGATCAAACTGAAAGACAATGTTGGCCTGTTACCGACCGCGCTGGATGTGATTGAAAACCCGAAAAACCTGAAACTGGTCGAACTGGAAGCCCCGCAATTGCCACGTTCTCTGGATGACGATCAGATTGCTCTGGCCATCATCAATACCACCTACGCGAGCCAGATCAACCTGACCCCAACCAAAGACGGCTTGTTCGTGGAAGCAAAAGACTCGCCGTATGTTAACCTGCTGGTTGCACGTGAAGACAACAAAGACGCCGAAAACGTGAAAAAATTCGTCAAAGCTTACCAGTCTGATGAAGTAAACCAGGCGGCGCAGAAAATATTTAACGGTGGTGCAGTGAAAGGCTGGTAA
- the ftsB gene encoding cell division protein FtsB: protein MGKLSLLLLIILGWLQYSLWLGKNGVHDYVRVKDDVAVQQANNVKLKSRNEQLFAEIDDLNGGQEAIEERARNELGMTKPGESFYRLVADQADRRIGASASSTSSSSASSTPSSMSR from the coding sequence ATGGGAAAACTTTCGCTGTTATTGTTGATTATTCTCGGTTGGTTGCAATATTCGCTCTGGCTGGGGAAAAACGGTGTTCATGATTATGTGCGGGTGAAGGATGACGTGGCAGTACAACAGGCCAACAACGTCAAACTGAAATCCCGTAACGAACAGCTATTTGCGGAAATAGACGATCTCAACGGCGGTCAGGAAGCTATTGAGGAACGGGCGCGCAACGAATTGGGCATGACCAAACCCGGTGAAAGCTTTTATCGTTTGGTGGCCGATCAGGCGGATCGCCGTATTGGCGCAAGCGCGTCATCGACATCGTCGTCCTCAGCTTCTTCCACTCCATCATCGATGTCTCGTTAG
- the proS gene encoding proline--tRNA ligase → MRTSQYMLSTLKETPADAEVISHQLMLRAGMIRKLASGLYTWLPTGLRVLKKVENIVREEMNNAGAIEISMPVVQPADLWQESGRWEQYGPELLRFVDRGDRPFVLGPTHEEVITDLIRNEISSYKQLPLNFYQIQTKFRDEVRPRFGVMRAREFLMKDAYSFHTTQESLQVTYDAMYAAYSKIFSRMDLDFRPVQADTGSIGGNASHEFQVLASSGEDDIVFSTESDYAANIELAEAVAPENDRATPTQAMTLVDTPNAKTIAELVEQFNVPVEKTVKTLLVKASEESGHKLIALLVRGDHELNEVKAEKLTQVASPLTFATEDEIRAAVKAGPGSLGPVNLPLPVVVDRTVAAMSDFSAGANIDGKHYFGINWERDVALPQVADIRNVVEGDRSPDGKGTLLIKRGIEVGHIFQLGNKYSEALKATVQGEDGRNQILTMGCYGIGVTRVIAAAIEQNHDDRGIIWPDAIAPFQVAILPMNMHKSFRVQEVAENIYQQLRANGIDVLLDDRKERPGVMFADMELIGIPHTIVIGDRNLDNDEIEYKHRRKGEKEMIKAGDIVEFLLSQCTR, encoded by the coding sequence ATGCGTACAAGTCAATACATGCTCTCCACGCTGAAGGAGACGCCCGCCGATGCCGAAGTCATCAGTCATCAGCTGATGCTGCGTGCCGGGATGATTCGTAAACTGGCCTCCGGACTCTATACCTGGCTGCCAACCGGATTACGAGTGCTAAAAAAAGTCGAAAATATCGTGCGTGAGGAAATGAACAACGCCGGTGCCATCGAAATTTCGATGCCGGTGGTTCAACCCGCCGACCTGTGGCAGGAAAGTGGCCGTTGGGAACAATATGGTCCGGAATTACTGCGCTTTGTTGACCGTGGTGACCGTCCGTTTGTGCTCGGCCCGACGCATGAAGAAGTTATCACGGACTTGATTCGTAACGAAATCAGCTCCTACAAACAGTTACCGCTGAATTTCTACCAGATCCAGACTAAATTCCGCGACGAAGTTCGCCCACGTTTTGGCGTGATGCGTGCCCGCGAGTTCCTGATGAAGGATGCTTATTCGTTCCATACCACTCAGGAATCGCTGCAGGTCACTTACGATGCCATGTACGCGGCCTACAGCAAGATTTTCAGCCGGATGGACCTCGATTTCCGCCCGGTACAGGCTGATACCGGCTCGATCGGCGGCAATGCCTCACACGAATTCCAGGTGCTGGCCAGCAGCGGTGAAGATGACATCGTGTTCTCCACTGAGTCGGATTACGCCGCCAATATTGAGCTGGCTGAAGCTGTCGCACCGGAGAATGACCGAGCGACACCGACTCAAGCCATGACGCTGGTGGATACCCCGAACGCCAAAACCATCGCCGAGCTGGTCGAACAGTTCAACGTGCCCGTGGAAAAAACCGTTAAGACCCTGCTGGTGAAAGCGAGCGAAGAGAGTGGCCATAAACTGATTGCGTTGCTGGTACGTGGCGATCACGAACTAAACGAAGTCAAAGCGGAAAAACTGACGCAGGTTGCCAGCCCGTTGACCTTTGCTACCGAAGATGAAATCCGTGCCGCTGTGAAAGCAGGCCCAGGTTCACTGGGACCGGTAAATCTGCCACTACCGGTTGTCGTTGACCGAACAGTGGCGGCCATGAGCGATTTCAGCGCCGGTGCCAACATTGATGGTAAGCATTACTTCGGCATCAACTGGGAACGCGACGTTGCACTGCCGCAGGTTGCGGATATCCGCAACGTAGTAGAAGGTGATCGCAGCCCTGACGGCAAAGGTACGCTGCTTATCAAGCGCGGTATTGAAGTAGGTCACATCTTCCAACTGGGCAACAAATACTCCGAAGCGTTAAAAGCAACGGTGCAGGGCGAAGATGGCCGCAACCAAATCCTGACGATGGGTTGCTATGGCATTGGTGTCACACGCGTCATTGCCGCCGCCATTGAACAGAACCATGATGACCGCGGTATTATCTGGCCTGACGCTATTGCACCGTTCCAGGTCGCCATTCTGCCGATGAACATGCATAAGTCCTTCCGTGTACAGGAAGTGGCCGAGAACATCTATCAGCAATTACGTGCTAATGGCATTGATGTACTGCTGGATGATCGTAAAGAGCGTCCCGGCGTCATGTTTGCTGACATGGAGCTGATTGGTATTCCGCACACTATCGTGATCGGCGATCGCAATCTTGACAACGACGAGATTGAATACAAGCACCGCCGTAAAGGCGAAAAAGAGATGATCAAGGCCGGCGACATCGTCGAGTTCCTGCTGTCTCAGTGTACCCGATAA
- a CDS encoding methionine ABC transporter permease MetI produces the protein MSEAMIWLLARGVWETVVMTFVSGFFGFVLGLPIGVLLYITRPGQIIANPKLYRSISALVNIFRSIPFIILLVWMIPFTRIIVGTAIGLQAAIVPLTVGAAPFIARMVENALLEIPTGLIEAARAMGATPMQIIRKILLPEALPGLLNAATITLITLVGYSAMGGAVGAGGLGQIGYQYGYVGYNATVMNTVLVLLVVLVYLIQFVGDRAVHAVTHK, from the coding sequence ATGTCTGAAGCCATGATCTGGTTGCTTGCCCGCGGCGTATGGGAAACCGTAGTTATGACTTTCGTTTCCGGCTTTTTCGGCTTTGTGCTGGGTTTGCCTATCGGCGTGCTTTTGTACATCACCCGGCCAGGGCAGATTATCGCCAACCCCAAGCTCTACCGCAGTATTTCCGCTCTGGTAAATATTTTCCGTTCGATCCCCTTCATTATTTTATTAGTGTGGATGATTCCGTTCACACGGATAATTGTAGGAACCGCGATTGGCTTACAGGCTGCGATTGTACCGTTGACGGTAGGTGCAGCGCCGTTTATCGCCCGTATGGTAGAAAACGCCCTGCTGGAAATTCCAACCGGATTGATTGAGGCGGCACGTGCGATGGGCGCTACCCCGATGCAGATTATCCGTAAGATTCTGCTCCCCGAAGCACTGCCCGGTCTGCTCAATGCCGCGACGATTACCTTGATTACGTTGGTAGGTTATTCAGCCATGGGCGGTGCGGTCGGTGCCGGTGGTCTGGGGCAGATCGGCTATCAGTATGGTTATGTCGGCTATAACGCTACCGTGATGAATACCGTCCTGGTCCTGCTGGTGGTGCTGGTTTATCTCATTCAATTCGTTGGTGACAGGGCTGTTCACGCGGTTACCCACAAATAA
- the tsaA gene encoding tRNA (N6-threonylcarbamoyladenosine(37)-N6)-methyltransferase TrmO: protein MSQFCFNQIGVIRSPYKEKFAVPRQPGLIKDGGGELHLLSPYDQPETVRGLENFSHLWLLFIFHQTASAGWRPTVRPPRLGGNTRIGVFATRSTFRPNPIGMSLVELKAVRTTRDGVILELGSLDLVDGTPVIDIKPYLPFAESQPQAHAGFAQLAPEADMPVHFSVVAEQQLAEQQYNHPHLRRFITQVLAQDPRPAYRKGEDDSKIYAARLLEFNVKWHVTDGQTEVISLDAG from the coding sequence ATGAGCCAATTTTGCTTTAATCAGATCGGCGTAATTCGTTCGCCTTACAAAGAAAAATTTGCCGTCCCTCGGCAACCCGGTCTGATTAAGGATGGCGGCGGGGAGTTACATCTCCTCTCGCCCTATGACCAACCCGAAACCGTGCGCGGACTCGAAAACTTCAGCCACCTGTGGTTGCTGTTCATTTTCCACCAGACAGCCTCGGCAGGCTGGCGACCAACAGTCAGGCCACCTCGTTTGGGCGGTAATACCCGCATCGGAGTGTTTGCTACCCGTTCAACGTTTCGCCCTAACCCGATAGGTATGTCGCTGGTTGAACTCAAAGCGGTACGCACAACGCGAGATGGCGTGATACTGGAATTGGGGAGTCTGGACCTGGTGGATGGCACGCCCGTCATCGATATCAAGCCCTATTTGCCGTTTGCGGAAAGCCAGCCACAGGCGCACGCCGGTTTTGCACAGTTAGCCCCAGAAGCCGACATGCCCGTTCATTTTTCCGTGGTAGCTGAGCAACAACTGGCTGAGCAGCAATACAATCACCCTCATTTGCGACGTTTTATTACCCAAGTGTTAGCGCAAGACCCCCGCCCGGCTTACCGCAAAGGGGAAGATGACTCCAAGATTTATGCCGCACGGTTGCTGGAATTTAATGTCAAATGGCATGTAACTGATGGGCAAACAGAAGTCATCAGCCTTGATGCCGGTTAA